The window ATTGCAGATTCATTTCTCTTGGAGGAGCTACTGAGGCAGCAATATGGTCAAATTACTATGAAGTATTAGAGATAGAAGAAAACTGGAAATCAATTCCTTATGGAGCTCCCTTAAGCAATCAGTGCCTTCGTGTAGTGGACAAGAATGGTTTCGACTGTCCCGATTATGAAGGCGGAGAGCTATGGATAGGTGGATTGGGAGTTGCAGAAGGGTATTTAAACCAAGAAGCCTTAACAAAAGAGAAATTTTTAACAGAAGGCGGTACAAGGTGGTATAAAACAGGAGATATGGCCAGATATAGAAGTGACGGCGTACTTGAATTTTTAGGGCGAATGGATACTCAGGTAAAAATAAATGGCTTTAGAATTGAACTGGAAGAAATAGAAAAGGTATTAAATAAATATGATGGCATAAGTGAGGCAGTTATAGCACTTGCCGAAGATAATGGCAGTAAAAAGCTTGTGGCAGCAATAGTACCTGAGTTATACAAAAAAGAAAATGAGAACCAAAAGCAGCAAGTAATTCAGGAAGAGTATACGCACACTTTAGGGGATAACAAGCTAAAAGAACGTATTGAAACAGTGGAACGCTTTTTACTAAAAATCCTTGTGGCAGAGGATTTATTCATTAATGAGATTGATGAGAAAACAAGTAATGTAGTGAATATATGGACTGATTGGTTAATACAACGTGAAGTGTTTGAAAACCATGGAGATAAACTTATACAAGGAAAGAGATACAGTGAAGTACTTAGCAATGAAGAAGCAGAGCAAACAGAAGTTGGTGAACGATTATTTAAGCATATTGATTTATTTAAAGCAATTTTAAAGGGTGAAAAAGAAGTAGTTGTGCTTCTTGAATACGAGGATATTTTACCCGAAGCATTGGCAATGCAAGGAACTGAAACAATATTTTGTATTGAAAAAATTATTGAGGAAATAAAAAAGAAAGTAAATAGTAAGCAGCGGACAAAAGTTGCTGTTTTAGGAGCCAGAACCGGCATAGCAGCAGAGAGATTAATACATCGTTTGGGAGAAGGCATTGAAATTACCCTATTTGATACTTCGGCAGGAATGCTTTCGGCAGCTCAAAAAAGGCTGTGCAGTTACGGAAGACATATTGATTATGAATTAGTTACAGAAGGCTTTGTAAACAGGAAACACTTGTATGGTTATGATTTTGTTGTGGCTGTTAATACCTTACACCAATACCTAAATCCAATGCATGGAATATTGGAGGCTTCAATATTATTAACTACTAATGGAAGCTTATTAGCTGTTGAGTACGAGGATTTAGACCCTATGGCATTAGTTGTATCAACGCTGCTGGAAAATGGCTTTCCCGATTTTACAATGGGAAGAAGCAGAAAGAACAATCCTTTGTTGACAAAAGAAGAATGGCTAAAAGCGTTTTCTGTTTCAAAGTTTAGTGAAGTGTATGTCAGCACATTTTCAGATACGTCAGTAAAATATATTAATGCAAAAATGTTCGGTGAAAAAAACAATGTTTCTGAGGCTTTTATACAACAATATTTAAAGGAGCAGCTACCCCATTACATGGTGCCTGAAAAAGTTGAAGTATTACCGTGGCTTCCTTTAAGCCCCAATGGCAAGGTTGACAGGAAAAAAATCGCACAGCTTTTGAGTTCAAAAAAAGTCATTGAAAATACAGAGGTTTGCTATACGGGAATGGAAAAGGAAATAGCTGAAATATGGAGTGGCTTTTTCCGCTGTAACTGTATAGGAAGAGAACAAAGTTTTTTTGAACTTGGTGGGGACAGTTTACTGGCTACAAGATTTTTAACTGATATAAAGCAAAGCTATAAGATAGAAATCTCACTTAGGGATATGTTTAATAATCCAAAGCTTTGCCAAACAGCAGAGCTAATAAAGGATAAGCTCGAAGCAGTGTCCTCTATGGTGGAGGGAGAGTTATGATTGGTATCTTTGGCGGATATGGAGACATCGGATTAAACGCTGCTAAGCTGCTTTCAACGAGCCTAAAGGAAGAAATAAGAATTGGTGGAAGAAATGCAGATACGCTCCCCAAGGATATAAAAGAAGAATTTAAAAACACACATTGGGTTCAGGTAGACATAAATAATAACGAGAGTATAAAAGCATTTATTACAGGTTGCAGGATTATTGTAAATTGCACAGGTCAATCTGGCAGTGCTTCATTTAGTTTGGCGGAGTATGCCAAAAATATTAATTCTTCATATATAGATGTAGGGGCCAATGAGAAATTAAAGACACTTAAAAATATATCCGATGATGTCTCAATAATTTACGAAGCAGGAAGCATACCGGGACTGTCAAGAATAGTGCCGGGATATCTGGCAAAAGAATTTGATTCTGTAGAGGAATTGGAATTCTATTATGCAGCCTTGGGTAAATTTACTCCCACAGCTGCTAAAGAATATTTAGAGGGCTTATTTGATACAAGAAACAAACCTATGATGGAGTGGAAAAATGGAAAAGCTCAGCCCTATGATATCAATAATTCTGTTCTCAAGACCTTACCCTTCTCCAAGGAGGAGTTAAGAATACTTCCATACTTTGATAAAGAATCGGAGCTTATAGCAAAGGGATTAAACCTGAAGCAGGGACAGTGGTATATGAGTACAGCCGGTAATCAAACTATTAAGGTATTGGAAAAGGCAAGATTTAATTATTTACATAATACAAGTGATGTAATACAGAATTTATGTGCTGCTGCTCAAATTGATTGTCAAAGCAGGGAGCCATATGCCGGGTTTGTTATTCAGATGAAGGGATTAATTAATGGAGAGAGTACAACAAAAACACTTATTTTAAAATGTGACAGTCCTTCACAATTAACCGCCCTTGCTGTTGCCTCCACAGTGCTTGCTGTTTCAAAGGGATTATTCAAGTCAGGAGTGCAGGCCATGGGAGAATGCATGAAGGTGAAGGAGTATATAAAGCTTATGACAGAGCTGAATAAAGCTTTGACACTTGATATACAGACATCAGGCATTAATGAATTGTTTAAAGAAATAGAGGGGGAAATATAAATATTAATGGAGGACAAGCCAATGAAATTAATCAATGCAAAAGATATTTTGGATTATTATAAAAAAATAGGTATAGAGCTATGGAGTGAAGCCGGAAAGTTAAAATATAAAGCTCCCCAAATGTCCTTATCAGAGGAACATATTAAGGTGCTGAAAGAAAACAAGGAAGAGCTTCTTGATTATCTGGAAAATAAGAAAGAGGATATAGCAATAACTATAGACAGAAATTCCAGATACGAAGCCTTTCCTATGAACGATGTTCAAACGGCCTATCTCCTTGGGAGAAAGAATACCTTTGAGTATAGCGGAGTAGCCTGCCATGTTTATTTTGAGGTAAATTATGATAAATTAAATATAGAGAAAGTAAGAAAGACTTGGGATTTGTTAGTCTCAAGACATGATATGTTAAGAGCTGTTATGAATGAGAATGGATATCAGCAAATCTTAGAAGCAGTACCGGAGCTTGATATACCCTATATTGATATAACAGAAGATAGTTTAAAGGATAATGAAGAAATTCAATCTCTCAGAAAGGAAATGAGCCATAGAATATATGAATTAGGCAAGTGGCCAATGTTTGGCATTGCTGTTTCAAAGCATAATAGAGGGGCTACTCTGCA of the Ruminiclostridium papyrosolvens DSM 2782 genome contains:
- a CDS encoding saccharopine dehydrogenase NADP-binding domain-containing protein, whose translation is MIGIFGGYGDIGLNAAKLLSTSLKEEIRIGGRNADTLPKDIKEEFKNTHWVQVDINNNESIKAFITGCRIIVNCTGQSGSASFSLAEYAKNINSSYIDVGANEKLKTLKNISDDVSIIYEAGSIPGLSRIVPGYLAKEFDSVEELEFYYAALGKFTPTAAKEYLEGLFDTRNKPMMEWKNGKAQPYDINNSVLKTLPFSKEELRILPYFDKESELIAKGLNLKQGQWYMSTAGNQTIKVLEKARFNYLHNTSDVIQNLCAAAQIDCQSREPYAGFVIQMKGLINGESTTKTLILKCDSPSQLTALAVASTVLAVSKGLFKSGVQAMGECMKVKEYIKLMTELNKALTLDIQTSGINELFKEIEGEI
- a CDS encoding amino acid adenylation domain-containing protein, coding for MTITDFLPESQKEIRERINDTYIDLEYKCLHEEFYENALNNNTSTALIWRQDGKRHEMSYGELKDSSLKVAKMLISQGVKKGDLVSVILPKGIEQIIAVLGILSAGAAYVPVGINHPTERKRKILESGRIQYILTNRDEKKNLSQIEVVNPIAIEDRDNFESLESPVLMPVEATTYVIFTSGTTGTPKGVIITHKSAYNTIYDINRRFEISDKDCIIAVSELDFDLSVYDIFGLLSAGGKLVVLNEENKKEASEWNRLVQDYGVTIWNTVPTLFDMFLTASESEGKSLPFTKVFLSGDWIKINLFSRLKALNADCRFISLGGATEAAIWSNYYEVLEIEENWKSIPYGAPLSNQCLRVVDKNGFDCPDYEGGELWIGGLGVAEGYLNQEALTKEKFLTEGGTRWYKTGDMARYRSDGVLEFLGRMDTQVKINGFRIELEEIEKVLNKYDGISEAVIALAEDNGSKKLVAAIVPELYKKENENQKQQVIQEEYTHTLGDNKLKERIETVERFLLKILVAEDLFINEIDEKTSNVVNIWTDWLIQREVFENHGDKLIQGKRYSEVLSNEEAEQTEVGERLFKHIDLFKAILKGEKEVVVLLEYEDILPEALAMQGTETIFCIEKIIEEIKKKVNSKQRTKVAVLGARTGIAAERLIHRLGEGIEITLFDTSAGMLSAAQKRLCSYGRHIDYELVTEGFVNRKHLYGYDFVVAVNTLHQYLNPMHGILEASILLTTNGSLLAVEYEDLDPMALVVSTLLENGFPDFTMGRSRKNNPLLTKEEWLKAFSVSKFSEVYVSTFSDTSVKYINAKMFGEKNNVSEAFIQQYLKEQLPHYMVPEKVEVLPWLPLSPNGKVDRKKIAQLLSSKKVIENTEVCYTGMEKEIAEIWSGFFRCNCIGREQSFFELGGDSLLATRFLTDIKQSYKIEISLRDMFNNPKLCQTAELIKDKLEAVSSMVEGEL